A genome region from Flavobacterium sp. CFS9 includes the following:
- a CDS encoding DUF4249 domain-containing protein, translating to MKKILRYGFLITILLSIVLGCTTPYSYQTNGFEDALVIEATMTDQYKNHQIKLSRTYKLDGKKPTFESKAVVYVTDDLGNKYDFQEKNEAYISVNQFQASPGRAYQLHILTKNGRTYVSNEEKLPQQTQIEKVEAKAVTKKGELGVEITVNSNDPTNKSRYYRYEYDETYRIIAPKVYNKKAVAVFFAPGSYPKGKVVFEDRTTEVRVCYSDKKSNELILTNTNQLSEDRVTDFPIKFISSKDPIIRSRYSILVKQYVQNLAAHTFYETLKEISDIGSILSQTQPGFFYGNINPVDNPGEKVIGFFNVSSYSEKRIFFNFTDLFPKEPIPPYQYYCPSPVPENEINDFYFEYCFNPDIEMCRGDDILDLLQNGTRTYFPNELPTTYLLYPVECGDCTSFSSNIKPSFWID from the coding sequence ATGAAAAAGATCTTACGCTACGGATTTCTTATAACGATACTTCTTTCAATTGTATTGGGATGTACGACACCCTATTCGTACCAAACCAATGGTTTCGAAGATGCTCTGGTAATAGAAGCGACCATGACTGACCAATATAAAAACCATCAAATTAAATTGTCCAGAACGTATAAACTTGACGGAAAAAAACCAACCTTTGAAAGTAAAGCAGTGGTATATGTTACCGATGATCTGGGCAATAAATACGATTTTCAGGAAAAAAATGAAGCCTATATTTCCGTAAACCAATTTCAGGCCAGTCCTGGCAGAGCCTATCAATTGCACATCCTTACAAAAAATGGAAGAACATATGTCTCTAACGAAGAAAAATTACCACAGCAAACTCAAATCGAAAAAGTAGAAGCAAAAGCCGTAACAAAAAAAGGGGAACTGGGAGTTGAGATTACTGTAAATAGCAATGATCCAACAAATAAATCCCGATACTACCGATACGAATACGACGAAACCTATCGAATTATTGCCCCTAAAGTCTATAATAAAAAAGCCGTTGCCGTTTTTTTTGCTCCGGGCTCCTACCCAAAAGGGAAAGTGGTATTTGAAGACAGAACAACAGAAGTCAGAGTTTGTTATTCGGATAAAAAATCAAATGAATTAATCCTAACCAATACGAACCAGCTAAGCGAAGACAGAGTTACTGATTTTCCAATTAAATTCATCAGCAGTAAAGACCCCATCATAAGAAGCAGATACAGTATTTTAGTCAAACAATATGTCCAGAATCTTGCTGCCCATACTTTCTATGAAACACTAAAAGAAATTTCTGACATAGGAAGCATATTGTCACAAACCCAACCTGGTTTTTTTTACGGGAACATAAATCCTGTTGACAATCCAGGCGAAAAAGTGATCGGTTTTTTTAATGTATCTTCTTATTCTGAAAAAAGGATCTTTTTTAATTTTACAGATCTTTTTCCTAAAGAACCAATTCCTCCATATCAATATTACTGTCCCTCTCCCGTTCCTGAAAATGAAATAAATGATTTTTATTTCGAATACTGCTTCAATCCTGACATTGAAATGTGCCGAGGGGATGACATTTTAGATTTACTTCAAAACGGAACAAGAACATATTTTCCTAATGAGTTACCTACTACTTACTTACTGTATCCCGTTGAATGCGGAGACTGCACTTCTTTCTCATCAAACATAAAACCATCATTTTGGATAGACTAA
- a CDS encoding TonB-dependent receptor plug domain-containing protein → MRIFTLLLLFFGFNQCIYSQDQKISINYNNINRVEVLKKIEASTNYKFYFQNEWIDNNVLISGDYSNKTIQDILNKVFQDTDLNFFITKNKVILTKNSIIYDKFQNDKVKAGNIPVFFQQYDSVKKNKADQAAPIALIGKETIDSEIDFYTISGHITNLKDGKPLADITVKAKNTTVTTVTNAQGFYSLKLPVGLATIEIESLLYNNTARKIMIYSDGTLDFPIIEKINQLKEVLVKGKNSQNIRTAITGVTTIEAEGVKTVPLVLGERDVLKIALTIPGIKTAGEGSSGFNVRGGKEDQNLMLLDNGTIYNPAHLFGFFSSLNPYTINKVDIYKGGIPSEFGGRLSSVFDITSKNGNTEKFSGEGGIGPVTSNLTASIPVVKGKASLLLGGRATYSDWILKTLDDENLKNSQASFYDLFAKYSHKINKNNTVEGTAYYSKDKYTITPDSLYHYSNRLISLKWKHAFNEKNNSEFNVSNSEYKFSIDYESVNPESFIFKYRINETQASLKFNSELSSKHKFTYGISSKLYNVNPGELNPNGETSIVTPIKVDDEKGLESALFFSDKFKITEKLLLDVGARYSYYAALGASTQKIYKEDVPKTPSTVVEEKTYGNNKVITTYGGFEPRLALRYIFDESLFVKAGFDKNYQYIHLLTNNTTQSPTDTWKLSDLNVKPQSGLQYSLGIFKKLDYKDIELSLEGYYKTSKNILDYKVGANLLLNKDLETELLQGNGKAYGVEFLLKKSTGRLNGWLGYTYSRTFIKLDSKFNDEKVNNGAYFPTNFDKPHDVSIVMNYKFTHRYSFSSNFVYQTGRPITYPIGKYNYNGAEYTLYSDRNKYRIPDYYRLDIGLNIEGNHKIKKLAHSFWNISIYNVLGRNNPYSIFFVTKEGQVKAYQTSIFSVPIPTITYNFKF, encoded by the coding sequence ATGAGAATATTTACCCTTCTTTTATTATTTTTCGGTTTTAATCAATGTATTTATTCACAAGATCAAAAGATTAGCATCAATTACAACAACATCAATCGGGTTGAAGTTTTAAAAAAAATAGAAGCTTCAACAAATTATAAATTCTACTTTCAAAATGAATGGATAGACAATAACGTATTAATATCCGGAGATTACTCTAATAAAACCATACAGGATATACTGAACAAAGTCTTTCAAGACACCGATCTGAATTTCTTTATCACCAAAAACAAAGTCATTCTGACCAAGAACAGTATCATCTATGACAAATTTCAAAATGATAAAGTTAAGGCTGGCAATATTCCCGTCTTTTTTCAACAGTACGATTCTGTAAAGAAGAACAAAGCAGATCAGGCTGCTCCTATTGCATTAATTGGAAAGGAAACTATCGATTCTGAAATTGACTTTTACACCATTTCCGGCCACATAACGAATTTAAAAGACGGTAAACCTCTTGCTGACATAACGGTAAAAGCAAAAAATACCACCGTTACAACCGTTACAAATGCTCAGGGATTTTACAGTTTAAAACTGCCTGTTGGATTGGCAACAATCGAAATCGAATCGCTATTGTACAACAACACTGCCCGTAAAATAATGATTTACAGTGATGGTACTTTGGATTTTCCGATAATTGAGAAAATAAATCAATTGAAAGAGGTTTTGGTAAAAGGAAAAAACAGTCAAAACATCAGAACTGCAATAACGGGAGTTACGACAATTGAAGCCGAAGGTGTAAAGACTGTTCCTCTGGTTCTTGGAGAAAGAGACGTCTTAAAAATTGCGCTAACCATTCCCGGAATAAAAACTGCCGGAGAAGGCTCTTCAGGATTTAATGTCAGAGGTGGAAAAGAAGATCAAAACCTAATGCTACTGGACAACGGAACAATATATAATCCTGCTCATCTTTTTGGCTTTTTCTCTTCCTTAAACCCCTACACCATCAATAAAGTTGATATTTACAAAGGAGGTATTCCTTCAGAATTTGGCGGCAGATTGTCATCGGTTTTTGACATTACTTCTAAGAACGGAAACACGGAGAAATTTTCAGGAGAGGGAGGTATTGGCCCGGTTACGAGTAACCTTACTGCTTCGATTCCTGTTGTAAAAGGAAAAGCAAGTTTATTACTGGGAGGAAGAGCGACTTACTCAGATTGGATTCTAAAAACCTTAGATGATGAAAATCTAAAAAACAGTCAGGCATCTTTTTATGATTTGTTTGCAAAATACAGTCATAAAATAAATAAAAACAATACTGTTGAAGGTACCGCCTATTACAGCAAAGACAAATACACTATTACTCCTGACTCGTTGTATCATTACAGCAATCGTTTGATTTCTTTGAAATGGAAACATGCATTTAATGAAAAAAACAACAGCGAATTTAATGTCTCTAATAGCGAGTACAAATTCAGTATCGATTATGAATCTGTTAATCCTGAATCATTTATTTTTAAATACAGAATAAATGAAACTCAGGCGAGTCTTAAATTCAATAGCGAATTGAGCAGCAAACATAAATTTACTTACGGAATATCGAGTAAATTATACAATGTTAACCCTGGCGAACTTAATCCAAATGGAGAAACTTCGATAGTGACTCCTATAAAAGTTGATGACGAAAAAGGACTGGAATCGGCATTGTTTTTCTCTGATAAGTTTAAAATTACCGAGAAACTATTGTTAGATGTTGGAGCACGATATTCCTATTACGCAGCTTTAGGAGCCTCTACACAGAAAATTTACAAAGAAGACGTACCTAAGACTCCTTCAACAGTTGTAGAAGAAAAAACGTATGGTAATAATAAAGTAATCACAACTTATGGAGGTTTTGAACCAAGACTTGCTTTACGCTATATATTCGATGAGAGTCTATTTGTAAAAGCCGGTTTCGATAAAAACTACCAATACATCCATTTACTAACCAATAACACAACCCAGTCGCCTACTGACACCTGGAAGTTATCTGATTTGAATGTAAAACCTCAAAGCGGGCTACAGTATTCTCTTGGAATTTTCAAGAAACTGGATTATAAAGATATCGAGTTAAGCCTGGAAGGCTATTACAAAACCTCTAAAAACATACTCGATTACAAAGTTGGAGCCAACTTACTTTTAAACAAGGATCTTGAAACGGAATTACTTCAAGGTAATGGAAAAGCTTACGGTGTAGAGTTTTTACTAAAAAAATCAACCGGAAGACTTAATGGCTGGCTTGGTTACACTTATTCCAGAACCTTTATAAAATTAGACAGCAAGTTTAACGATGAAAAAGTAAACAATGGTGCCTACTTTCCAACTAATTTTGACAAACCGCATGATGTAAGCATCGTAATGAACTACAAGTTTACACACCGCTACAGTTTTTCTTCCAATTTCGTATATCAAACTGGTAGACCTATAACCTATCCTATCGGAAAGTACAATTACAATGGTGCAGAATACACGTTATATAGCGATCGTAACAAATACAGAATACCGGATTATTACAGACTAGACATAGGATTGAATATTGAAGGTAATCATAAGATAAAAAAATTAGCACACAGTTTCTGGAACATCTCCATTTACAATGTACTAGGGCGTAATAACCCTTATTCTATCTTTTTCGTAACAAAAGAAGGCCAGGTAAAAGCCTATCAAACCTCTATTTTCTCTGTTCCGATACCAACAATTACCTATAATTTTAAATTTTAA
- the rpe gene encoding ribulose-phosphate 3-epimerase: MKNTLIAPSVLAADFANLQHDIEMINNSQADWFHIDIMDGVFVPNISFGMPVLEAISRHAKKTIDVHLMIVDPDRYIKTFADLGANILSVHYEACTHLHRTLQAIKAEGMKAGVAINPHTNIDLLEDVINDIDLVCIMSVNPGFGGQSFIENTYAKVEKLKALITRKNASTIIEIDGGVTSKNAKQLVEAGADVLVAGSFVFKAENPTQTIAELKALTTF; encoded by the coding sequence ATGAAGAATACACTTATTGCTCCTTCTGTTCTGGCAGCTGATTTTGCAAATTTGCAACACGATATCGAAATGATCAACAACAGTCAGGCCGACTGGTTTCATATTGATATTATGGACGGAGTTTTTGTTCCGAATATTTCTTTCGGAATGCCGGTTTTAGAAGCTATTTCAAGACATGCTAAAAAAACGATAGACGTACACCTGATGATTGTTGATCCGGACCGTTACATTAAAACTTTTGCCGATTTAGGTGCCAATATCTTAAGCGTACATTACGAAGCCTGTACACACTTACACAGAACGCTGCAAGCCATCAAAGCTGAAGGAATGAAAGCAGGAGTTGCAATTAATCCGCATACTAATATTGATTTATTAGAGGATGTAATCAACGATATTGATTTAGTATGTATTATGAGCGTAAATCCTGGCTTTGGAGGTCAGTCGTTCATCGAAAACACTTATGCTAAAGTAGAAAAACTAAAAGCCTTAATTACCCGTAAAAATGCTTCGACAATTATTGAAATTGACGGTGGTGTGACCAGCAAAAATGCCAAACAATTAGTAGAAGCCGGTGCTGATGTTCTGGTTGCCGGAAGCTTTGTATTTAAAGCTGAAAACCCAACTCAGACTATTGCTGAATTAAAAGCTTTGACTACTTTTTAA
- a CDS encoding DNA/RNA non-specific endonuclease, with protein MKKYILLSLLGFVLLSCKKENDKSVELPEQEKQTPFVSNQSSSDSVFTAAYLPTSTTRQIVKHNYYTLSYNEKFEQAEWVAYELKKEYLKNADYKRPYFIEDPKVTTGSADWRNYKKSGYDKGHLCPAGDMEFNESAYNDTFYTSNISPQDHDFNSGIWNRLEQKTRYWAEKYHDIYVVTGGILKDSDKKIGTEKVAVPKYFYKIILVKTGKEHKAIAFLVPNKDSDKSLYDFVVPIETLEKMTGIDFFPNLKNLKSSQSF; from the coding sequence ATGAAAAAATATATCCTTTTGAGTTTACTGGGATTTGTGTTATTGTCTTGTAAAAAAGAAAATGACAAAAGTGTAGAATTGCCAGAACAGGAAAAACAGACTCCGTTTGTTTCGAATCAAAGCAGTTCCGATTCAGTATTTACAGCAGCATATTTGCCGACTTCTACGACCAGACAAATTGTAAAGCATAACTATTACACATTGTCTTACAATGAAAAATTCGAACAGGCAGAATGGGTTGCTTATGAACTAAAGAAAGAATATTTGAAAAATGCCGATTATAAACGCCCTTATTTTATTGAAGATCCAAAAGTAACGACAGGTTCTGCGGACTGGAGGAATTATAAAAAGTCGGGTTATGATAAGGGGCATCTTTGCCCTGCAGGAGATATGGAGTTTAACGAGAGCGCGTACAACGATACTTTTTACACTTCCAATATTTCACCACAGGATCATGATTTCAACAGCGGAATTTGGAACAGATTGGAACAGAAAACACGTTATTGGGCCGAAAAGTATCATGACATTTATGTAGTGACAGGAGGAATTCTAAAAGATTCGGATAAAAAAATAGGAACAGAAAAAGTTGCTGTTCCTAAATATTTTTATAAAATTATTTTAGTCAAAACCGGAAAAGAACATAAAGCCATTGCTTTTTTAGTTCCGAATAAGGATAGCGATAAGTCGCTTTATGATTTTGTAGTTCCCATTGAAACTTTGGAAAAAATGACCGGAATTGATTTCTTTCCAAATTTGAAAAATTTAAAAAGTAGTCAAAGCTTTTAA
- a CDS encoding carboxy terminal-processing peptidase, whose translation MNAIIKFMKRNYKILIAVLCLSLTLFAFKINADKSADPDPNRDKTLLELLAFVIEKGHYSPAEINDEFSKGIFKDYIEALDPSKRFFLQSDIDEFKQYELQLDDQFLNKDLTFFNLTYTRLMKRMEESKKRYKTILAQPFNYDIDETFNADYDKLPYAKNTAEINERWRKQIKLSTLSSLVTKQKLEEDKKKTDPNYKEKTFETLEKETRESSLKSLDDNFSLIKDLNKEDWFSVYVNSIMTRFDPHTSYFAPEDKDRFDVNISGKLEGIGARLTKKNDFTQIDELISGGPAWKGKQLEAGDLILKVAQGNEEPVDVVGMRLDDVVKKIKGHKGTEVKLTVKKVDGTIKIISIIRDVVEIEETYAKSSIVERNGLKYGVIYLPKFYIDFENKDGRDAGKDIALEVERLKKEDINGIVLDVRDDGGGSLSTVVDIAGLFIEEGPIVQVKSAGKKKEVLYDKDKKVEWDGPLVIMVNSFSASASEILAAAIQDYKRGVIIGSKQTYGKGTVQNVLDLNQFVRNANYGDLGALKITGQKFYRINGGSTQLEGVHSDVVMPDRYAYLKMGERDIDNAMPWDKIDPADYSTWHSNTNFTKAIESSKNRIAQNAQFKLIEDNAKWIDVKNKENTYSLNIKNFKATQEQVETEGKKYKPISDYKNNLVFKSLPYEELEMKSDATLKEKREAWHQALSKDVYVEEALNVLDDLQVKGVVRSSATTKIKRDKLVKS comes from the coding sequence ATGAATGCTATTATTAAGTTTATGAAAAGAAATTATAAAATACTTATAGCCGTATTATGCTTGTCATTGACGTTGTTTGCTTTTAAGATAAATGCAGACAAATCAGCGGATCCGGACCCGAATAGAGATAAAACACTTTTAGAATTATTAGCATTTGTCATTGAAAAAGGACATTACAGTCCCGCAGAAATAAATGATGAATTCTCTAAGGGAATTTTTAAAGATTATATCGAAGCATTAGATCCTTCCAAGAGATTCTTCCTGCAATCGGATATTGACGAATTCAAACAATATGAATTGCAATTGGACGATCAGTTTTTGAATAAGGACTTAACGTTCTTCAATCTTACCTATACCAGATTGATGAAACGAATGGAAGAAAGCAAAAAACGTTATAAGACAATTTTAGCACAGCCTTTCAATTACGATATTGATGAGACTTTCAATGCGGATTACGACAAATTGCCGTATGCCAAAAATACAGCAGAGATCAATGAAAGATGGAGAAAACAAATTAAGTTATCTACACTTTCTTCGCTTGTTACCAAACAAAAATTAGAAGAGGATAAAAAGAAAACAGATCCTAACTACAAGGAAAAAACTTTTGAAACTCTGGAAAAAGAAACGCGTGAAAGTTCATTAAAATCTTTAGACGACAATTTTAGTTTGATTAAAGATTTGAATAAAGAAGATTGGTTTTCAGTATATGTAAACTCAATCATGACTCGTTTTGATCCTCATACCAGCTATTTTGCGCCTGAAGATAAAGATCGTTTTGATGTTAATATTAGTGGGAAATTAGAAGGTATTGGTGCGAGATTGACCAAGAAAAATGATTTCACTCAAATTGATGAGTTAATTTCAGGAGGTCCTGCATGGAAAGGAAAACAACTTGAAGCAGGAGATTTAATTCTGAAAGTGGCACAAGGAAATGAAGAGCCAGTAGATGTTGTAGGCATGCGTTTGGACGATGTTGTGAAAAAAATCAAAGGGCACAAAGGAACAGAAGTTAAACTTACCGTTAAAAAAGTAGACGGTACCATCAAAATCATTTCAATCATCAGAGATGTAGTTGAAATTGAAGAAACCTATGCAAAATCCAGTATCGTAGAAAGAAACGGATTGAAATACGGAGTAATTTACCTGCCTAAATTTTATATCGATTTTGAGAACAAAGACGGTCGTGATGCCGGAAAAGATATTGCTCTTGAAGTAGAAAGACTTAAAAAAGAAGATATAAACGGTATCGTACTTGATGTGCGTGACGATGGAGGAGGATCTTTATCGACTGTTGTTGATATTGCCGGTTTATTTATCGAAGAAGGACCAATTGTTCAGGTGAAATCTGCAGGAAAAAAGAAAGAAGTACTGTACGATAAAGATAAAAAAGTAGAGTGGGACGGACCATTAGTAATTATGGTAAACAGTTTTTCTGCTTCGGCTTCAGAGATTTTGGCAGCAGCCATTCAGGATTACAAACGTGGTGTTATCATTGGCAGTAAACAAACCTACGGAAAAGGAACAGTTCAGAATGTTCTGGATCTGAATCAATTTGTTCGTAATGCAAATTATGGAGATTTAGGTGCCTTGAAGATTACAGGACAAAAGTTCTACAGAATTAACGGAGGTTCTACTCAGTTAGAAGGAGTTCATAGTGATGTGGTAATGCCGGATCGTTATGCTTACTTAAAGATGGGAGAACGCGATATCGACAATGCTATGCCTTGGGACAAAATAGATCCGGCTGATTATAGCACATGGCATTCGAATACAAATTTTACCAAAGCAATTGAAAGCAGTAAAAACAGAATTGCTCAAAATGCACAGTTTAAATTGATCGAAGACAATGCTAAATGGATCGATGTTAAGAACAAGGAGAATACTTATAGTTTAAACATCAAAAATTTCAAAGCAACTCAGGAACAAGTAGAAACCGAAGGTAAAAAATACAAACCAATTTCAGATTACAAAAATAATTTGGTTTTCAAATCATTGCCTTATGAAGAGCTTGAAATGAAGAGTGATGCTACGTTAAAAGAAAAAAGAGAGGCTTGGCATCAGGCATTATCTAAAGATGTTTATGTAGAAGAAGCATTAAATGTTTTGGATGATTTACAAGTAAAAGGTGTGGTAAGAAGCAGTGCTACCACTAAAATTAAAAGAGATAAATTAGTAAAGTCTTAA
- a CDS encoding LytTR family DNA-binding domain-containing protein, producing the protein MDNIHVLIIEDTPEQSDALCKVLLQNNYKVVGVATNFADALKLFYENTIDIIIIDIFLDGKPEGITFAESINIIPNAAKPFVFLTSSQDRQIFEKAKLTKPFSFLLKPFNELEILYAIEMAVEKFYAQTEVFQTEEQDTVISNDYLFIKKKNSLKKVALNDILYIDVEERYCNIITEKEKFVILISLTKISNLLDKNRFIKTHRNTIVNTNKIEEIILADNLIILKGDHKINLSDTYKDFIKKMNILS; encoded by the coding sequence ATGGATAATATTCATGTATTAATTATAGAAGACACTCCTGAACAAAGCGATGCTCTGTGTAAAGTACTGCTTCAAAACAATTATAAAGTTGTAGGCGTAGCAACTAATTTTGCTGATGCGTTAAAACTCTTTTACGAAAATACCATCGACATTATTATTATTGATATTTTCTTAGACGGAAAACCGGAAGGAATCACATTTGCCGAATCGATCAACATTATTCCAAATGCAGCAAAACCGTTTGTGTTTTTAACCAGCTCGCAAGACCGTCAGATTTTTGAAAAAGCAAAGCTCACAAAACCTTTCAGCTTTTTACTAAAACCTTTCAATGAATTGGAAATTCTTTACGCCATAGAAATGGCTGTAGAAAAGTTTTATGCTCAAACCGAAGTTTTTCAGACGGAAGAACAAGATACTGTGATTAGCAACGACTACTTATTTATAAAAAAGAAGAATTCCTTAAAAAAAGTAGCACTAAATGATATTCTTTACATTGACGTCGAAGAACGCTATTGCAACATCATAACTGAGAAAGAAAAATTTGTAATTCTGATCTCTTTGACAAAAATCAGCAATCTGTTGGATAAAAACAGATTTATAAAAACGCATCGAAACACCATTGTAAACACGAATAAAATTGAAGAAATTATTCTGGCCGATAATCTCATTATTTTAAAAGGGGATCACAAAATAAATCTAAGCGATACCTACAAAGATTTTATAAAAAAGATGAATATTTTGTCATAA
- a CDS encoding RNA polymerase sigma factor RpoD/SigA, giving the protein MRQLKITKQVTNRETASLDKYLQEIGKVDLITADEEVELAQRIKAGDQRALEKLTKANLRFVVSVAKQYQNQGLTLPDLINEGNLGLIKAAQRFDETRGFKFISYAVWWIRQSILQALAEQSRIVRLPLNKIGSINKINKMYALLEQSNERPPSAEEIAKELDMTVNDVKESMKNSGRHLSMDAPLVEGEDSNLYDVLRSGESPNPDRELIHESLRTEIERSLETLTPREADVVRLYFGLGDQHPMTLEEIGETFDLTRERVRQIKEKAIRRLKHTSRSKILKTYLG; this is encoded by the coding sequence ATGAGACAACTTAAAATCACCAAGCAGGTAACCAATCGTGAAACTGCATCATTAGACAAATACCTACAAGAAATTGGAAAAGTTGACCTAATTACCGCCGATGAAGAGGTAGAATTAGCACAAAGAATAAAAGCCGGTGATCAAAGAGCATTAGAAAAACTAACAAAAGCTAACCTACGTTTCGTTGTATCGGTTGCTAAACAATATCAAAATCAAGGATTAACTCTTCCTGACTTAATTAATGAAGGAAACTTAGGTTTAATTAAAGCCGCTCAACGTTTTGATGAAACTCGTGGTTTCAAATTCATCTCTTATGCTGTATGGTGGATTCGTCAATCGATCCTGCAGGCCTTGGCAGAACAATCTCGTATTGTTCGTTTACCATTAAACAAAATCGGTTCTATCAATAAAATCAACAAAATGTATGCTTTATTAGAGCAATCTAACGAGCGTCCGCCTTCTGCTGAAGAAATTGCAAAAGAACTTGACATGACTGTAAATGACGTAAAAGAGTCTATGAAAAACTCCGGACGTCACCTATCAATGGATGCACCTCTTGTTGAAGGTGAAGATTCTAACCTTTATGACGTTTTACGTTCAGGAGAATCTCCAAACCCGGACAGAGAATTAATTCACGAATCATTACGTACTGAGATCGAGCGTTCATTAGAAACATTAACTCCAAGAGAAGCTGATGTTGTTCGTTTGTATTTTGGTCTTGGCGATCAGCACCCAATGACTTTAGAAGAAATTGGAGAAACTTTCGACCTGACTCGTGAGCGTGTTCGTCAGATTAAAGAAAAAGCAATCCGTAGATTAAAACATACTTCAAGAAGTAAAATTCTTAAAACTTATCTTGGATAA
- a CDS encoding ATP-binding protein: MKQLSLGNKPELNDYCHYFRGYSLRELKLLQEARTELNLISKKFVLYQLVNYKLGAISLELKEFEKAIKFFQQAESSYIDKQKDYKISSIYANLGTCYLHLNKFKQAELYLFKSIDLQEKEKDSLTIINSYLNIANLYYLQYKDQQAIPYFEKAYFLSKKVNDFNKKRDAALNMAVVEENRGDFKKALIYRKELGQWKDSLNNQNKIWAVADFEKKFAVAQKQKQIKVLEVENKLKNAQRNGLFFAAVGLLLILTAGVYLYAQKVKNGKTILRQKNKLDELNATKDQLFSIVSHDLRSSVNALKTSNTKLSSTLETKNYDELNHLIIQNSTIANGAYTLLDNLLHWAMLQTKQLYFQKESIHLYSIVQQIEHNYKPLLLDKAITFENSVSKNSFIFADLDSLKIVLRNLLDNAIKFSNENSKISFYTQETSADFCELVIQDNGIGMSESTIQELLADNALLAKKNNSEIIGTGLGLQLCKQMIKKNGGTLAIESELHTGTKMILTFPKTKNNG, encoded by the coding sequence ATGAAACAATTAAGTCTTGGCAATAAGCCGGAACTAAATGATTATTGTCATTATTTTAGAGGATATAGCTTAAGAGAATTAAAACTTTTACAAGAAGCAAGAACTGAACTAAATTTAATTTCAAAAAAATTTGTACTATATCAATTAGTCAACTATAAACTAGGAGCGATTTCTTTAGAATTAAAAGAATTTGAAAAAGCGATAAAATTTTTCCAACAAGCCGAGTCTTCATACATAGACAAACAAAAAGATTACAAAATAAGTTCAATTTATGCCAATTTAGGCACTTGTTATTTACATCTAAACAAATTCAAACAAGCAGAATTGTATCTTTTTAAAAGTATTGATCTACAAGAAAAAGAAAAAGATTCACTTACAATCATAAACTCCTATTTAAACATTGCCAATCTTTATTACCTGCAATATAAAGACCAGCAAGCCATTCCATATTTTGAAAAAGCTTATTTTTTATCCAAAAAAGTAAACGATTTTAATAAAAAAAGAGACGCGGCCTTAAATATGGCTGTAGTGGAAGAAAACAGAGGCGATTTTAAAAAAGCTCTGATCTACAGAAAAGAGTTAGGACAATGGAAAGACTCCCTCAACAATCAAAACAAAATCTGGGCTGTTGCTGATTTTGAGAAGAAATTTGCTGTAGCACAGAAACAAAAACAAATAAAAGTACTCGAAGTCGAAAACAAACTTAAAAATGCACAGCGTAACGGTTTATTTTTTGCTGCTGTTGGTCTATTATTAATCTTAACTGCCGGAGTTTATCTCTACGCTCAAAAAGTAAAAAATGGTAAGACCATTTTACGCCAAAAAAATAAACTTGACGAATTAAACGCTACCAAAGATCAATTATTTTCAATTGTAAGTCATGATTTACGTTCGTCTGTAAATGCTTTGAAGACCAGTAACACTAAATTATCTTCCACACTGGAAACCAAAAACTACGATGAATTAAATCACCTCATCATTCAAAACAGTACTATTGCCAATGGCGCTTACACTTTACTGGACAATTTACTGCATTGGGCGATGTTACAAACCAAGCAATTGTACTTTCAAAAAGAATCGATTCACTTGTATTCTATCGTTCAACAAATTGAACACAACTACAAACCATTGCTTCTTGACAAAGCCATTACTTTTGAAAATTCAGTCTCAAAAAATAGTTTTATCTTTGCAGACCTCGATTCGTTAAAAATTGTACTTCGAAATTTATTAGACAATGCTATTAAATTCTCGAATGAAAACAGCAAAATTAGCTTTTACACTCAGGAAACTAGTGCTGATTTTTGTGAACTCGTTATTCAGGACAATGGTATAGGAATGAGCGAAAGCACCATTCAGGAATTACTCGCTGACAATGCTTTACTTGCCAAAAAGAACAACTCAGAAATTATAGGTACTGGTTTAGGTTTGCAGCTATGCAAACAAATGATCAAAAAAAATGGCGGAACACTAGCCATAGAAAGCGAACTCCATACAGGAACTAAAATGATTTTGACTTTCCCAAAAACAAAAAACAATGGATAA